In Humulus lupulus chromosome 7, drHumLupu1.1, whole genome shotgun sequence, the following are encoded in one genomic region:
- the LOC133792481 gene encoding uncharacterized protein LOC133792481: protein MNSYPGSSSYLSSSSSDDDYYDDIEMQVVGQITANNNFCIAQHQKNKGSHRGSIPGHIVINRDRESADRNLFNDYFAENPRFTDLMFRRRFRMGRPLFLYILDAIQRHDNYVIQRRDGMGKLGLSESLKRFCRVVVEVFGARYLRSPNADDVARLLHIGDRRGFPGMLGSLDCMHWKWKNCPNAWGGQYDGRSGSPTIILEAVADYDLWIWHAYFGLPGSNNDINVLEASYLFANIAEGIAPPANYVIKGK from the exons ATGAATTCTTATCCTGGTAGTTCATCTTATTTATCATCGTCTTCTTCAGATGATGACTATTATGATGATATAGAAATGCAAGTAGTAGGTCAAATTACTGCTAACAACAATTTTTGCATTGCTCAACACCAAAAAAACAAAGGCTCACATCGAGGCTCGATTCCTGGTCATATAGTTATCAACCGTGACCGGGAAAGTGCTGATCGCAATCTCTTCAACGACTATTTTGCAGAGAATCCTCGATTTACCGATTTGATGTTTCGCCGAAGATTTCGAATGGGTCGTCCTTTATTCCTTTATATTTTGGATGCTATACAAAGACATGACAATTACGTCATCCAGCGAAGGGATGGAATGGGTAAACTTGGGTTATCAG AAAGCTTGAAGCGATTTTGTCGTGTTGTTGTCGAGGTGTTTGGAGCCCGCTATCTCCGATCACCTAACGCTGATGATGTTGCAAGACTACTCCACATTGGTGACCGTCGAGGTTTTCCAGGAATGTTGGGAAGTTTAGATTGTATGCATTGGAAATGGAAAAATTGCCCAAATGCTTGGGGAGGACAATATGACGGTCGTAGTGGGTCCCCAACTATTATTCTTGAAGCTGTAGCTGACTATGATCTCTGGATATGGCATGCATATTTTGGTTTACCGGGATCTAATAATGACATTAATGTGCTGGAGGCATCCTATCTTTTTGCTAATATTGCTGAAGGTATTGCTCCACCTGCTAATTATGTTATTAAAGGAAAATAG